One Brachyhypopomus gauderio isolate BG-103 unplaced genomic scaffold, BGAUD_0.2 sc68, whole genome shotgun sequence DNA window includes the following coding sequences:
- the LOC143490964 gene encoding uncharacterized protein LOC143490964: MICLLWIIFKTFLVQAAASSASAEGAGGLNGGVATNVARNLGPLPGLILPQLVLIQAGPAPNGQAALALAQGPGLPAALSVLQQQAGMAPPQGPAPQPAAIVPLFALLPQANGMGNAQTPILYNGQPIQLVPVAGLNPQQGGNAAGKARIKVAQGPLIPASVAAKR; encoded by the exons ATGATTTGTTTACTATGGATTATTTTTAAAACCTTTCTG GTACAAGCAGCAGCGTCATCAGCGAGTGCAGAG GGTGCTGGTGGTCTGAATGGAGGTGTAGCCACAAACGTAGCACGGAATCTTGGACCACTTCCTGGGCTCATTCTTCCACAG TTGGTGCTGATTCAGGCAGGTCCTGCCCCCAATGGTCAGGCTGCACTGGCTCTAGCACAAGGGCCTGGTCTTCCTGCAGCACTTTCTGTTCTTCAGCAGCAGGCTGGCATGGCCCCTCCCCAGGGACCAGCCCCCCAACCTGCCGCG ATTGTTCCACTTTTTGCTTTGCTGCCACAGGCAAATGGAATGGGTAACGCCCAGACACCCATATTATACAATGGCCAGCCGATTCAG CTTGTACCTGTGGCTGGGCTGAACCCTCAGCAGGGAGGTAATGCAGCAGGCAAGGCTCGAATCAAG GTGGCGCAAGGTCCATTGATTCCAGCTTCTGTGGCTGCTAAACGTTAG